A genomic window from Daphnia carinata strain CSIRO-1 chromosome 9, CSIRO_AGI_Dcar_HiC_V3, whole genome shotgun sequence includes:
- the LOC130688020 gene encoding cytochrome P450 4C1-like, whose translation MFLFNLAVVFSFIGLLLLLTCIGWWVYVRISPFHIAVNRIPGPKNFPFIGNAFEIAGGLEDLLCILQEKWPQKFGGIYRFFIGTHCYVPVSSPEIMEIILSSQKTIDKGLSYDQLVPWLGQGLLISSGDLWRSRRKMLTPAFHFSILNSFIEVFNEQSRILCGILDDVCASFAERKAEIDVYPYLTKCSLDIICEAAMETKINAQTEDSDYVNAIYRIGHLLVEQFQNPFMRNPTIFSFTALGKEHDQLLKTLHGFTENVIHNRREILNQKINNESDQVETESVENRLPLLDLLLRASNDGKVLSSQDIRNEIDTFMFEGHDTTSSLLGWFLYSMAANPDCQEKVWNELQSTFGDSERYFKQEDISNLKYFECCIKETLRIYPSVPGFERTVVEDIQLGEYLVPAGCTLGFLVFAAHRNPKYFPDPLVFNPERFFPDETIGRHPYAYVPFSAGPRNCIGQRFALLESKTVLSTLLRRFKFEIAPSAKPPILSNQLTLKSMNGINLLVSRR comes from the exons ATGTTCTTGTTCAACTTAGCTgtcgtcttttcttttatagggTTGCTCCTGCTTCTAACCTGTATTGGGTGGTGGGTATATGTTCGTATTTCACCTTTTCACATAGCTGTCAATCGCATTCCGGGACCCAAAAACTTTCCATTTATTGGAAATGCTTTCGAAATAGCTGGAGGACTCGAAG ATTTATTGTGCATCTTGCAAGAGAAATGGCCACAAAAGTTCGGAGGAATATATCGATTTTTTATTGGTACACACTGCTACGTCCCTGTTTCATCGCCAGAAATTATGGAA ATTATTTTAAGTAGTCAAAAGACGATCGACAAAGGTTTGTCGTACGACCAACTAGTACCATGGCTAGGACAAGGACTTCTCATTAGTTCCG gggatTTGTGGAGATCACGACGTAAAATGTTGACGccagcatttcatttttctattttgaatagCTTCATCGAAGTTTTTAATGAACAGAGCCGCATTCTCTGCGGAATTCTAGATGATGTGTGCGCGTCTTTTGCGGAAAGAAAAGCGGAAATAGACGTCTACCCGTATCTCACTAAATGTTCTCTGGATATTATTTGTG AAGCTGCAATGGagacaaaaataaatgcgCAGACGGAAGATTCTGATTACGTCAATGCAATTTATAG AATTGGGCATTTATTGGTAGAACAATTCCAAAATCCCTTCATGAGGAATCCGACCATTTTCTCATTTACGGCTTTAGGCAAGGAACACGATCAACTGCTGAAAACTCTTCACGGATTCACTGAGAAC GTGATCCACAACAGGCGAGAAATCTTAAACCAGAAAATCAATAACGAAAGCGACCAAGTGGAAACTGAATCAGtag aaaatcgGTTGCCGCTTCTGGATTTGTTACTAAGGGCTTCAAATGATGGCAAGGTCCTTTCTTCGCAAGATATTCGGAATGAAATTGATACCTTTATGTTTGAG GGGCACGACACAACATCATCCCTGCTCGGATGGTTTTTGTACTCCATGGCAGCTAATCCGGATTGCCAA GAGAAGGTGTGGAATGAACTTCAAAGCACATTCGGAGATTCGGAAAGATATTTCAAACAAGAAGATATTTCtaatttgaaatattttgaatgCTGCATTAAGGAAACATTGCGAATATATCCTAGTGTTCCAGGGTTTGAAAGAACAGTTGTAGAAGACATTCAGCTTG GCGAATATTTGGTACCAGCTGGGTGTACTCTGGGATTCTTAGTTTTTGCAGCTCATCGAAATCCGAAGTATTTTCCTGATCCTTTGGTTTTCAATCCAGAACGATTTTTTCCGGATGAGACAATCGGACGCCATCCATACGCTTACGTGCCATTCAGTGCTGGACCTCGTAATTGCATCG GGCAAAGATTTGCGTTGCTTGAGAGCAAGACAGTTCTGTCCACACTTCTAAGAcgtttcaaatttgaaattgcacCTAGCGCCAAACCACCTATTCTTTCAAATCAGCTAACTCTGAAATCCATGAATGGGATAAATTTACTTGTATCCCGTCGTTGA
- the LOC130688017 gene encoding cytochrome P450 4C1-like produces MFLFNLLLVFSFIGLLLLLTCIGWWVYVRISPFHIAVNRIPGPKSLPFIGNTLDIAGGLQDILYILQEKWPQQFGGIYRFFVGTHCYVTVSSPEMMEIILSSQKTIDKGSSYDQLVPWLGQGLLINSGDSWRSRRKMLTPAFHFSILNSFIEVFNEQSRILCGILDDVCASFAEGKAEIDVYPYLTKCSLDIICETTMGTRINAQTEDSDYVNAVYRIGRLLVERFQNPFMRNPTIFSFTALGKEHERLLKTLHGFTESVIHNRREVLSQKINDEIDHTETGIKNRLPLLDLLLKASNNGEVLSSQDIRNEIDTFMVEGHDTSASLLGWFLYSMAANPDCQKKVWNELQSTFGDSERYFKQEDISNLKYLECCIKETLRIYPSVPGVERTVVEDIQLGEYLVPAGCTLGLLVYAAHRNPKFFPDPLVFNPERFFPDEAIGRHPYAYVPFSAGPRNCIGQRFALLESKTVLSTLLRRFKFEIAPNAKQPILSDNLILKSMNGINLLVSRR; encoded by the exons ATGTTCTTGTTCAACTTACTTctcgtcttttcttttatagggTTGCTCCTGCTTCTAACCTGTATTGGGTGGTGGGTGTACGTTCGTATTTCACCTTTTCACATAGCTGTCAATCGGATACCAGGACCTAAAAGCTTACCATTCATTGGAAATACTTTAGATATAGCTGGCGGGCTCCAAG ATATTTTGTACATCTTGCAAGAGAAATGGCCACAACAGTTCGGAGGAATATATCGATTTTTTGTTGGTACACACTGCTACGTCACTGTTTCATCGCCAGAAATGATGGAA ATTATTTTAAGTAGTCAAAAGACGATCGACAAAGGTTCGTCGTATGACCAACTAGTACCATGGCTAGGACAAGGACTTCTCATTAATTCCG GGGATTCGTGGAGATCGCGACGAAAGATGTTGACAccagcatttcatttttctattttgaatagCTTCATCGAAGTTTTTAATGAACAGAGCCGCATTCTCTGCGGAATTCTAGATGATGTGTGCGCGTCTTTTGCGGAAGGAAAAGCGGAAATAGACGTCTACCCGTATCTCACTAAATGTTCTCTGGATATTATTTGTG AAACTACAATGGGGACAAGAATCAATGCACAGACAGAAGATTCTGATTATGTCAATGCAGTTTATAG GATTGGGCGTTTATTGGTAGAACGATTTCAAAATCCCTTCATGAGGAATCCGACCATTTTCTCATTTACGGCTTTAGGAAAAGAACATGAGCGACTGCTGAAAACTCTTCACGGATTCACGGAGAGC GTGATCCACAACAGGCGAGAAGTCTTAAGCCAGAAAATCAATGACGAAATCGACCATACGGAAACAGGAATTA AAAATCGATTGCCGCTTCTCGATTTGTTACTGAAGGCTTCGAATAATGGGGAGGTCCTTTCTTCGCAGGATATTCGAAATGAAATTGATACCTTTATGGTTGAG GGGCATGACACCAGTGCTTCCCTGTTAGGATGGTTTTTGTATTCCATGGCAGCCAACCCGGATTGTCAA AAGAAGGTTTGGAATGAACTTCAAAGCACATTCGGAGATTCGGAAAGATATTTCAAACAAGAAGATATTTCTAACCTGAAATACTTAGAATGTTGCATCAAGGAAACATTGCGAATATATCCTAGTGTTCCAGGGGTTGAAAGAACAGTTGTAGAAGACATTCAGCTTG GCGAATATTTGGTACCGGCGGGATGCACTCTGGGATTGTTAGTTTACGCAGCTCATCGAAATCCGAAATTCTTTCCCGATCCTTTGGTTTTCAACCCAGAACGTTTTTTTCCGGATGAGGCAATCGGACGACATCCATACGCCTACGTGCCATTCAGTGCTGGACCTCGTAATTGCATCG GGCAAAGATTTGCGTTGCTAGAGAGCAAGACGGTTCTGTCCACACTTCTAAGAcgtttcaaatttgaaattgcacCTAACGCCAAGCAACCTATTCTTTCAGATAATCTAATTCTGAAATCCATGAATGGGATAAATTTACTTGTATCCCGTCGTTGA